Part of the Subtercola frigoramans genome, CGGCGAGACCCGCAACTACTCTTTCGAAGCGATCACCCGCGCCATCCGCCTCATCTCGGCGGGCGCGCGCTTCATCGTGACCAACCCCGACGCGACCGGGCCGAGCACCGAAGGCCCGCTGCCCGCAACCGGGGCGGTCGCCGCGCTGATCACCAAGGCCTGCGGCAAAGAGCCCTACGTCGTCGGCAAGCCCAACCCCATGATGTTCCGCTCAGCGCTCAACAAGATCGGCGCCCACTCCGAGAACACCGGGATGATCGGCGACCGCATGGACACCGACGTCGTTGCCGGCATCGAGGCGGGGCTGCACACCATCCTGGTTCTCACCGGCATCAGCGACCAGGCCGAGATCGACAAGTACCCGTTCCGCCCCGACGAGATCCTGCAGGGCGTCTTCGAGTTGCTCTCCCCCGACCCCGTCGAGTCCGACGAGATCTGACCGAAGCGCGGAGTCAACCTCTCAGTTTGCGCTCGAATTCTGGGACATCGTTCGCCACTGTGTCGAGGATGAGTCGGATGTCGATAAAGGCATAACCGTGGGCGATGCGGTTTCGAGTCGCCCAGATGACTTTCCAATCATCGCCGAAGGTCTCTTCACGAAATGTTGCGCTCGTCTGAGAAATTGACTCAATCGCCGCTGCCAAGCGCAGACTGACAGCATCGGCCACGATGTCGTCTTCGATATCAGATCGGGCAACGTGCCGCTTGAGCGCCTCGATGTGGTCGAGAGCGTCACTGATCAACTCTGCGTCTGATCTGCTCACAGCGGTATCGCTTCGCTGAGCACCTGACCGGCGAGGTTCCTTCGGAGACTCCGCGCCGGAATGAGATCGACACCTGCTCCAACGATCCGGGAGATGTCATCTTCCATGCGCGCAAGGGTGAACAGGCCGATACCGTCTGGTATGTCTACGAGGAGATCGACATCTGACGCGGCAGTATCTGTTCCGCGCGCCACACTGCCGAAGATGCGTACATTGCGAACCCCGTGAACTGCGGTGATTTCAAGAATCTTCTTGCGATTCTCACTCAAGCGTCGGCCGAGCACCGATGTACCGTGAAAGCGGAGGAGTCGAGAAACTTCAGGCTGACTGCGGCCGATTGCAGCAGCGATATCTCGTTGCGAGAGCCCCGCCGAGACGCCGGCGCGAACGGCACCCACGAGAAGGCTGCGTGACCGCTCGTGGAGCTCGAGGGACTGCCGGGCATCCGCTCGCAACCGCTCGATCACCGCTTCTTCACTCATATAGCAAATGCTATCAGATACAGCGGATACGGGAGCGGACTTCAGGACTAGACGCCGCCGCCTCCGCCGCCGCCACCGCCACCACCCGAGAAGCCGCCTCCCCCGGAGCCGCCGCTCGAGCTGCTCGACGTGCTGGCGGCGAGGCTCGAGTCGACGACACTCGACCACGAGTTGATCGCCGAGGCGAAGAGCACCGCGTTGAACACCCCGGAATTGCCCGAGTACCAGTCGGGTTGCGAGCCCAGGCTCTCGTAATAGGTGCCGAGCACCTTCGCCCACTCGTCTTCGAGACCCAGCAGCACCGCGTACGGCAGCAGCTTCTCGTAGATCTTCACAACCTGGCCCCAGTCGGGCGCATTCACCTGCGTCTTGAGCGCCCCCTCGGGCGTCTGCAGCATGGCGAAACGGTCTTTCTCCGCCAACCGGATGTACAGCTCGACACCCTTGATGTAGTCGCGAAGCTCTGACCCCTTGGCAGTGAGCGGTTTCTTGAACGCCGCGGTGAAGACGACCACCAGCGACAGTCCGCAGGCGACGAGCAGCGCGAAGGGAATGGCTCCGCCGAAGTCGTCGTTCATCGCCGCCGTGCCCGTGAAGAACGCCAGAACCCCGAACAGGATGACCGCCAGAGCGAACAGCGAACTGATGAGGTTGGTGCCGCCGCGAATGTACCCCTCGGTGATCGCTGCCTTGCGGGTCGACTGCATGAGCCCATAGATGCCCTTGCTCAGAGCCGTATCCTGCTTCTCGATCTGCTTCCAGGCGCCGACCTGCAGCTCAGCGCCGAACAGCAACCTCGCCAGGTCGAGTTCGGTGGCGTCGAGCCCCTCCACACTTGCCAGGCGCAGCCAGTACGTTTTGCCGCCGCCGCCGAACAAACCGGAACTCTCCTTCTCCTGCTCGACGATCTGGATGTTGTGCAGCACGGCAAGGCTGACGAACGACGCAGCTGGTGCCCGCTTCGTCGTCTTGCTGACGACAGAGGCCATTGGCAGGTTGACGCCCTTCGGCACGGTGTACTCGGCGATGGTAGTGGGGCGACCCGGTGCATCCCGAAGCAGGGTCAGGCGCAGGATGATCGCCCCGACCGCCACCAGCACAGCCAGTAGCGCGAACACGAGTTCGGCGATGGCCGCGCCCGAGGCGAAGAACGAGTTGTCACGCAGGGTGAACGTGGTCGGGGCGAACCCGATCGCGACGGTCAGGTTCTCGCCGGCGCCCAGGTTGTTGGCCGAGGTCTGGAACACGGTGCCGTCGACCGCTTCGTCCGGTGTCGAATCGGCCGCTGCGCTGATGTCACAGGTCTGCGACGAGCCCTGCGCGCCAACGTAGCACGAGGTCATGCCGTTCAACGCGCCGGCGAGGTCAGCCGCGACATGCACGCTCGCCGTGACGCTGCCGAACGACTGCTTCCACGCTGTGCCGTTGGTGTCCCAGTAGAACTCCTGGTCATTCGTGTCGGAGAAGTACTGCACGACGTTGTTCTGGGTGTACGTGATCACGTAGACCTGCGAGCCGTGAACATAGTCCGGTGCCGCGATGGTGAGGAGCAGCAGGCCGTCTTGCGTGTCGGTCGAATACGAGCGAGCGGTTCCCGACCCATCGGTCACCGACACAACGCTCACATCGGTGGGGTGCCCGTCGTACTTGAGCGGGATGGCGCGCAGAATGCCGTGGTTCTGGTTCGAAGTGGGGAACTGGGCATCCAGAGTCTCGACGGTCGTCAGCGTGGCACGCCCAGCGGAGTCGCGGCCGAGCGTGTAGTCGCCGGCGAAGCTGTTGAACGTGAAGTCGTTGACGTCACCCCGCACGGCACTCACGGCAGGGCGGTCGGTCGCGGTGTTCGCGGCAGACGCCGATGCGTGGGCCACGGTCGCCGGCACCGAAGCCGTCGCAGCTGCAGGCGCGCCAAGAAGAATGATCAGTGCGACTACACCGATCGTCGAAACCGCTGCCCGCAGGCCCCGCATGCCTCGTGGAACCCTCATCGGCACACCCTTCTCGCGAGCAGTTGTCAGCTTTCGACTCTACTCGCTGGACGGCGTGGCGGGCACAGCGGGCACAGCGGGCACAGCGAACCCGGGGGCGGCGAAGTTCCCCGTGATCGGCCCGCTCGAGGTGCGGCTCACGAAGCAGTAGTAGTCGCGCATACCGGCCTTCCATTGTGCGTCGGTGACGGGGTAGGCGGCCTGCCAGACGACGTCGGGATACGCCGCCAGCAGCGCCGGGTCGAATGCACCCGACTGCTGGCACAGCAGGTTCAGCTGCGCGGCGACACCGGCTTGACCTGGAAACGCGGCCGCCGGATCGTCGCCGAGAGACCCTCGACTGGTGACCTGGGCAGAATGAGCCGCGGCACAGTCGACGACGGTGAACTTCTGCTGCCACGCCGAGGTGAAGGGGCTGATGCATTCGCCACCGCGGAGCTCGTTCCACACGTAGCTCCCGGCCAGCTGCGGGCCGGCAGTCGAGGTCGGCGTGGGCGTCGGGCTCGGCGTGGGGGTCTCAACGACCGTCGGTGTACCGCTTGGCGCTGCGACCGGCGACAGGATGCCCGGCAGCCGTGTGCCGAGAAAGAACAGCCCGCCCAGCACGAGCACCGCGACGGCAGCCACTCCGGTGGGCATCAGCCAGGCTCGCCCCGGCCCCTGGCGGCGTCTTCGGCGCGGCGCCTCACTCACCTTGCGCCTGGCTCAGTGCGCACGTGCCGCGAGACGTCTTGGTGGCACTGTCACCTGTGCTCGTTCCCGCGCTGCGTGCGTCGCCTCGGCGACCGTCGGCAGGAGATGAATCCGTCGACACGGATCTCCGCAGCTGAGGCAATCGTGGACCCGTCCGACTCAGCTCAAACCAAGGTCGTCGAGCCCGATCGCGTAGTAGTAGGGGTACCCGGCCGACTCGATTCGTTCGCGGGCCTCGGTGTTGCGGTCGACGACCACAGCGACACCGACGACGATCGCACCGACCTTCTCGAGCGCCTCGATCGCCTTCAGCGGCGAGCCGCCCGTGGTGGAAGTGTCTTCGAGCACGATGACTCGCTTGCCTTCGAGGTCAGGGCCCTCGACCTGCTTGCCGCGGCCGTGGTCTTTCGGCTCCTTGCGCACGACGAACGCATCGTACGTCGCTCCGCGTGCTGCGCCCTGGTGCAGGATGGCGGCGGCCACGGGGTCGGCGCCCATCGTGAGCCCGCCGACGGCGAAGACATCGGGGATGTCGGCGATCAGGTCGAGCATGACCTGCCCGATCAGCGGAGCGACCCGGTGGTCGAGGCTCACCTTGCGCAGGTCGACGTAGTACGTCGCCTTCTTGCCGCTGGTGAGGGTGAAGTCGCCGTGGAACACCGCTTCGTCGGAGATGTACGTGATGAGTTGTTCGCGCGCGAGGGTCACGCCCCCATTTTAGGCGAATGACTGCGACCCCACGTGTCGCGGGTGTCGTGAGGCTGATGCGCCGAGGTGCGCGCGGTGCGCGCGGCTCGATTCGGCGCAGCGGCCTCACGAGAGCGCGCGGAAAGAACTTATAGGCTGGCGGCATGCGTGTTGCGACCTGGAATGTGAACTCGATCCGTGCCCGCGTGGGCCGCGTCGCCGATTGGCTGGTGCGCGAAGACATCGACGTGCTCGCCATGCAGGAGATCAAGTGCCGGGAGACGCAGTTTCCCTACGAGCCGTTCACCGAAGCCGGCTACGAGGTTGAACTCCACGGCCTCAACCAGTGGAACGGCGTCGCCTTCGCGAGCCGCCTCCCGATGGAGGACCTCACGGTCGGCTTCGAGGGTGTACCCGGTTTCGGCAAGCCCGACAGCGATGGGGCCCTCCCCTCCGAGGCGCGTGCGCTCGGTGTCACCGTGAGCGGGGTGCGGTTGTGGAGCCTCTACGTTCCGAACGGCCGCGAGCTCGGCGACCCGCACTACGACTACAAGCTGGCCTGGTTGAAGCAGCTCGCTGCGGAGACCCGCGGGTGGATCGCCGATCATCCGGAACAGCCGTTGGCGCTGATGGGCGACTGGAACATCGCCCCCCTCGACACCGACGTCTGGGACATCTCGGTCTTCGAGGGCAGCACCCACACTTCAGCGCCCGAGCGTGCTGCCTTTGCCGAATTCGAGGCGCTCGGGCTGAGCGATGTGGTTCGCCCCCTCGTGCCGACCGGGTACACCTACTGGGACTACAAGCAGCTGCGCTTTCCCCGCAACGAGGGCATGCGAATCGACTTCATCATGGGTTCGGCGCCGTTCGCCTCCCTGGTGACCGATGCCCGCATCGACCGTAACGAACGCAAAGGTGATGCACCGAGCGACCACGTGCCCGTCGTCGTCGACCTCGATGTCGACACCGAAGACGACGATGACCGGCCGATGGTCTTCTGACCCGCGGATACCGCTGCTCGTGCTCTCACGACCTCCAACTGCTCAGGCTGGTGCCAGCAGTGCCGAGATCACCAGCAGCACGGGGAGCGACGCGATCGTGGTGACCAGCACGGTATCGCGCGCGAGAACGACACCCACGTCGTAGCGGAACGCATAGTTGAAGATGTTCTGGGCCGTGGGCAGTGCCGCCAGAACAACGACCGCGAACAGGTGCACACCGTCGAGCTGAAAGACGTAACGCGCCAGGAGCAATGCCACGACCGGCATCAGCACGCTCTTGAGCAGTGCGGCGGTGACGATCTCTGTGCGCCCCGCGCCTGCCCGGAGGGGGCGCTGCCCGGCCAGCGACATTCCGAAGGTGACGAGCACGAGGGGTACCGCCGCACCACCGACCAGGATGAAGGGCTGCAGCAGGGCATCCGGAATCTGCCACCCGCTCGCGGCAACGATGAAGCCTGCAAGCGAACCGAGAATGATCGGATTCCGCACGGGTTGCAGCAGGATCGACTTCACCGACAGTTGGCCCCGGGTCGACACGTCGAGCAGGGCGAGCAGGATCGGCGCCATGACGATGACCTGGAACATCAGCAGGGGCGCCACGAACTGGGCACTGCCGAGAACGTAGACCGAGACCGGCAGGCCGATGTTGTTCGCGTTGGCGTACGAGGAGGCAGCCGCGCCGATCGTCGTGTCGGCTATGCCCCGGCGGAAGAAGATGCGCGAAAGCACGACGTAGGCGAGCGACGACGCGGCCACGGCACCGATCGACACCACCAGGAACGATGAGAAGATCACTCTCAGGTCGGCTTTCGCCAGCACACTGAAGAGCAGAGCCGGGCTGGCGATGAAGAAGACGAATCGATTCAGCACTACCGGGGCATCGGAGGGCAGGATCCTGATGCGCTGGATGACGTACCCCACCACGATCACGAAACCGATGATCGCAAAGCCCGTCAGCACGCCGCCCATGCGCTAGTTCGCCGCAGCAGAGGCTGCAGGATCCGGCATCGCGGTGGCCGAAGTAGCCGAGTCTGAACCAGCGGAATCGCACACAGCTGATACGCCCGGCGACGGCATCGGCATAGGCATAGGCGTAGGCATAGGCGACGCTGCTCGCGATGCGGTCACTACTTCGACCCCGACCCGGGCTCCACGCCCATGGCCGCAGTCAGTGCTGACTTCAGATACGGTGCCAGTGTCGTCGCGAAGGTGTTCGTGAGGTGATCCTGGTCGCGGTAGACGTTCGCCCCGCCGATCACCGCGAAACAGTCTGTCGCACTGCAGAACGTGCTGCTGAAGTCGAGCAGCATCACCTTGTCACCGGCCGCAGCTGACGATGCAACTGCCATCGCAACCGGCGGGTCTGCGACGAGAGCATCTGCCCTGGGTTCGACGCAGTCGACGGACGCTGCTGCCGGCGTCGTGGTGCGAAGGCACTTGTTCGGATCATCGGCCCAGACAGGGTTGTCCACCATGGTCACGACCGGGGTGCCCTTCGCCGTCACTTCGGCCCACGCGCCACTGAATCCGATGGCGAGAGCCGTCCCGTCACGCGAACCTCCGGGCGACGTCGCATCGGCGAGCGCAGCCGTGAAGACGACGTCGAACGGCTGCACGGCGGCGAGCTCGGTCGACAGGTGTGCACGCCAGGTGGCGCACGACGCCGAGAAGGCATCGTTGCCGGGCAGCGGGTCAGTGCTCCACGGGCATCCGCCCTTGATGTAGGTGGTCAACGCCCAGCCGTTGTCGTTTGCGAGCTGGATGAACGGCTGAAGCAGCGCGAAGGCGT contains:
- a CDS encoding DUF2207 domain-containing protein; the protein is MRVPRGMRGLRAAVSTIGVVALIILLGAPAAATASVPATVAHASASAANTATDRPAVSAVRGDVNDFTFNSFAGDYTLGRDSAGRATLTTVETLDAQFPTSNQNHGILRAIPLKYDGHPTDVSVVSVTDGSGTARSYSTDTQDGLLLLTIAAPDYVHGSQVYVITYTQNNVVQYFSDTNDQEFYWDTNGTAWKQSFGSVTASVHVAADLAGALNGMTSCYVGAQGSSQTCDISAAADSTPDEAVDGTVFQTSANNLGAGENLTVAIGFAPTTFTLRDNSFFASGAAIAELVFALLAVLVAVGAIILRLTLLRDAPGRPTTIAEYTVPKGVNLPMASVVSKTTKRAPAASFVSLAVLHNIQIVEQEKESSGLFGGGGKTYWLRLASVEGLDATELDLARLLFGAELQVGAWKQIEKQDTALSKGIYGLMQSTRKAAITEGYIRGGTNLISSLFALAVILFGVLAFFTGTAAMNDDFGGAIPFALLVACGLSLVVVFTAAFKKPLTAKGSELRDYIKGVELYIRLAEKDRFAMLQTPEGALKTQVNAPDWGQVVKIYEKLLPYAVLLGLEDEWAKVLGTYYESLGSQPDWYSGNSGVFNAVLFASAINSWSSVVDSSLAASTSSSSSGGSGGGGFSGGGGGGGGGGGV
- a CDS encoding HAD-IIA family hydrolase, encoding MSRRDEIECWLTDMDGVLVHENQALPGAAALLQQWRDEGKPYLVLTNNSMFTPRDLSARLLASGLEVPEESIWTSALATAAFLKSQKPGGSAFVIGEAGITTALHEAGFILTDTNPDYVVVGETRNYSFEAITRAIRLISAGARFIVTNPDATGPSTEGPLPATGAVAALITKACGKEPYVVGKPNPMMFRSALNKIGAHSENTGMIGDRMDTDVVAGIEAGLHTILVLTGISDQAEIDKYPFRPDEILQGVFELLSPDPVESDEI
- a CDS encoding nucleotidyltransferase family protein, with product MSEEAVIERLRADARQSLELHERSRSLLVGAVRAGVSAGLSQRDIAAAIGRSQPEVSRLLRFHGTSVLGRRLSENRKKILEITAVHGVRNVRIFGSVARGTDTAASDVDLLVDIPDGIGLFTLARMEDDISRIVGAGVDLIPARSLRRNLAGQVLSEAIPL
- a CDS encoding AEC family transporter → MGGVLTGFAIIGFVIVVGYVIQRIRILPSDAPVVLNRFVFFIASPALLFSVLAKADLRVIFSSFLVVSIGAVAASSLAYVVLSRIFFRRGIADTTIGAAASSYANANNIGLPVSVYVLGSAQFVAPLLMFQVIVMAPILLALLDVSTRGQLSVKSILLQPVRNPIILGSLAGFIVAASGWQIPDALLQPFILVGGAAVPLVLVTFGMSLAGQRPLRAGAGRTEIVTAALLKSVLMPVVALLLARYVFQLDGVHLFAVVVLAALPTAQNIFNYAFRYDVGVVLARDTVLVTTIASLPVLLVISALLAPA
- the pyrE gene encoding orotate phosphoribosyltransferase, translating into MTLAREQLITYISDEAVFHGDFTLTSGKKATYYVDLRKVSLDHRVAPLIGQVMLDLIADIPDVFAVGGLTMGADPVAAAILHQGAARGATYDAFVVRKEPKDHGRGKQVEGPDLEGKRVIVLEDTSTTGGSPLKAIEALEKVGAIVVGVAVVVDRNTEARERIESAGYPYYYAIGLDDLGLS
- a CDS encoding exodeoxyribonuclease III, producing MRVATWNVNSIRARVGRVADWLVREDIDVLAMQEIKCRETQFPYEPFTEAGYEVELHGLNQWNGVAFASRLPMEDLTVGFEGVPGFGKPDSDGALPSEARALGVTVSGVRLWSLYVPNGRELGDPHYDYKLAWLKQLAAETRGWIADHPEQPLALMGDWNIAPLDTDVWDISVFEGSTHTSAPERAAFAEFEALGLSDVVRPLVPTGYTYWDYKQLRFPRNEGMRIDFIMGSAPFASLVTDARIDRNERKGDAPSDHVPVVVDLDVDTEDDDDRPMVF
- a CDS encoding septum formation family protein; translated protein: MPTGVAAVAVLVLGGLFFLGTRLPGILSPVAAPSGTPTVVETPTPSPTPTPTSTAGPQLAGSYVWNELRGGECISPFTSAWQQKFTVVDCAAAHSAQVTSRGSLGDDPAAAFPGQAGVAAQLNLLCQQSGAFDPALLAAYPDVVWQAAYPVTDAQWKAGMRDYYCFVSRTSSGPITGNFAAPGFAVPAVPAVPATPSSE
- a CDS encoding HepT-like ribonuclease domain-containing protein produces the protein MSRSDAELISDALDHIEALKRHVARSDIEDDIVADAVSLRLAAAIESISQTSATFREETFGDDWKVIWATRNRIAHGYAFIDIRLILDTVANDVPEFERKLRG